The Coffea arabica cultivar ET-39 chromosome 1e, Coffea Arabica ET-39 HiFi, whole genome shotgun sequence genome has a window encoding:
- the LOC113697151 gene encoding uncharacterized protein — MKQSIFMRVLFCKIHCPFICFCKPSAAAHLYNSGPLKLESTLPQAPFRVVSVSDSSDQSSTEAPKIKKEEDIPDGKEQGENVLKSCMKKAPTRPSDPLKEVEKKRVQWMDNLGKELVEIKEFESRKKEIPKFLNMGCFDVIGCSETGENDFEEENRGCVCVIL, encoded by the exons ATGAAGCAAAGCATTTTCATGAGGGTTTTGTTCTGCAAGATTCATTGTCCATTCATATGCTTCTGCAAACCTTCAGCTGCTGCTCATCTCTATAATTCTGGGCCATTGAAATTGGAAAGTACCCTACCACAAGCCCCTTTCAGAGTTGTTTCCGTTTCTGATAGCTCTGATCAGTCGTCCACCGAAGCCCCTAagataaagaaagaagaagacattCCAGACGGGAAGGAACAGGGTGAGAATGTCCTTAAGAGCTGTATGAAGAAGGCCCCTACAAGACCTTCCGATCCTTTAAAAGAGGTTGAAAAGAAGAGAGTGCAATGGATGGATAACTTAGGTAAAGAACTTGTTGAGATCAAGGAATTTGAATCCAG aaagaaagaaattccaaaatttcTGAATATGGGGTGTTTTGATGTCATTGGCTGCAGTGAGACAGGGGAAAATGATTTTGAGGAGGAAAACAGAGGTTGTGTCTGTGTCATCCTCTGA
- the LOC113697173 gene encoding zinc finger BED domain-containing protein RICESLEEPER 4-like codes for MHVSSSRDSGGSSQVVANEPGSKSSNSSSSTMTHVTGMCEFLSHIATVEPVQPEKNELDIYFEDGLLSAMEKSSLDIVNLDALKWWKSTTKYKILPKMAADILAIPVSTVASEATFSAGTRVLDSYRASLAPETVEMLMCAGDWCRRLHGVKKRDKKMKSAQEISLPIP; via the exons ATGCATGTTTCAAGTTCAagagattctggaggaagctctcAAGTAGTGGCAAATGAACCAGGTAGCAAGAGTAGCAATAGTTCATCCTCTACAATGACACATGTTACTGGAATGTGTGAATTTCTATCTCACATTGCTACTGTGGAACCCGTTCAACCGGAGAAAAATGAGCTAGATATCTACTTTGAAGATGGCCTTCTCAGTGCTATGGAGAAGTCTAGCTTGGATATTGTCAACTTAGATGCTTTGAAATGGTGGAAAAGCACAACAAAATACAAGATTTTGCCTAAGATGGCTGCGGATATTTTAGCCATTCCTGTTAGCACCGTAGCGTCGGAAGCGACATTTAGTGCTGGAACTAGAGTGCTTGACTCCTACCGTGCTTCTTTAGCTCCAGAAACTGTAGAGATGTTAATGTGTGCTGGGGATTGGTGTCGTAGGCTACACGGGGTGAAGAAAAGGGATAAG AAAATGAAGTCAGCGCAAGAGATTTCATTGCCTATTCCTTGA